A genomic window from Bacillota bacterium includes:
- the parC gene encoding DNA topoisomerase IV subunit A, which produces MAKSVKNKIDVFLDEKIIPENLESIIGDRFGKYSKYIIQDRALPDVRDGLKPVQRRILYAMHALGMASDKPYKKSARIVGEVIGKFHPHGDTSVYDAMVRMSQTWKMGTLLIDMHGNNGSIDNDPAAAMRYTEARLTPFAESLLKDIDKRTVKFIPNFDDEEYEPVVLPAKFPNLLVNGGMGMATGYATNIPPHNLNEVLQAAIYKIVHPNATVSDLVEIMKGPDFPTGAIVEGIDEIKKAFETGKGRIIIKSKVEVTETALIVTEIPYEVNKSDLVRKIDDIKIKKKIDGIIEVRDESDREGLRIVIDIKKEISSEVVLAYLLKNTDLSVAFNYNVVAIDQKSPKQLSLIEILDSYIQHQKEVIRNRSNYELRRAEKRKHIVEGFLMMVDVLDEVIRLIRASLGKKDAIDKLVNAFDFSEAQADAIVSLQLYRLSTTDVDEMRKEHHELQKVISGLSKILNNELELENVIVKELSELNERFPSPRRSQIIEEIKKVEIDEQELIENENVVVMVTKDGYIKRSSLKSFQATNAEPGLKQEDYILKQQVVNTRETLLIFTNLGNYINIPVYKIPDMKWRDLGEFIGIYAPLMDEETLIDFIVISDFDIITTILLANQEGQIKQVNLSEFQQIRFNKTYNCMQASKINNLVSIDLKEPYDTDVIVASEKGYLLKYEESEVPIQSLSARGVKGMNLRDDVLIGAKFASLISKDEILLLTNRGGLKREFVQNIERGHRPAKGKLYLKHVKTNPYEFVGMICENVFRLKEFITFRIITNKDSLVIPGVDLKSDRFEHGIPYLEKEAIPLFLQMDKNQQKETNRILNKLLKDSESGIIEEETKEEIDDNIFLELEKIISSNTPSSEKKAEEEEEEEDDEYIVQQTLF; this is translated from the coding sequence ATGGCAAAATCTGTTAAAAATAAGATTGACGTTTTTCTTGACGAAAAAATCATCCCCGAAAATCTAGAATCCATTATAGGTGATCGTTTTGGTAAATATTCAAAATACATTATCCAAGATAGAGCCTTACCTGATGTAAGAGATGGCCTAAAACCAGTTCAAAGAAGGATTTTATATGCTATGCATGCTTTAGGCATGGCTTCAGACAAACCCTATAAAAAGTCAGCTAGAATCGTTGGAGAAGTCATTGGTAAATTCCATCCTCATGGAGATACATCCGTATACGACGCCATGGTTCGAATGAGTCAAACTTGGAAAATGGGCACCTTACTAATTGACATGCATGGAAACAATGGGTCCATTGATAATGACCCTGCAGCTGCCATGCGTTATACAGAAGCAAGACTTACTCCTTTTGCGGAAAGTTTATTAAAAGACATTGACAAACGCACCGTAAAATTCATCCCAAATTTCGATGATGAAGAATATGAACCAGTCGTTTTACCAGCTAAATTTCCAAATCTTTTGGTAAATGGTGGCATGGGAATGGCAACGGGTTATGCAACCAACATCCCTCCTCACAACTTAAATGAAGTTCTTCAAGCCGCAATCTATAAAATTGTTCATCCAAACGCTACTGTTTCGGATTTAGTAGAAATCATGAAGGGGCCTGATTTTCCAACAGGAGCTATTGTTGAAGGCATTGATGAAATCAAAAAAGCGTTTGAAACTGGAAAAGGTCGCATCATTATCAAAAGCAAAGTGGAAGTGACAGAAACTGCTTTAATTGTTACTGAAATTCCTTATGAAGTCAACAAATCTGACTTAGTACGAAAAATAGATGATATTAAGATTAAGAAAAAAATCGATGGAATTATTGAAGTAAGAGACGAATCCGATCGAGAAGGCTTAAGAATTGTCATCGACATAAAAAAAGAGATTTCGTCTGAAGTTGTTTTAGCTTATCTCTTAAAAAACACGGACTTAAGTGTTGCTTTTAACTATAATGTTGTTGCAATTGATCAAAAAAGTCCAAAACAACTTTCATTGATTGAAATTTTAGATAGTTATATTCAACATCAAAAAGAAGTCATTAGAAATCGTTCAAACTATGAATTAAGAAGAGCAGAAAAAAGAAAACACATTGTGGAAGGCTTTTTGATGATGGTAGACGTGCTCGATGAAGTGATTCGCTTGATTCGAGCTTCTTTAGGAAAAAAAGACGCCATCGATAAACTAGTAAACGCCTTTGATTTTTCTGAAGCTCAAGCAGATGCTATTGTGTCCTTACAACTATATCGCCTATCAACCACTGATGTCGATGAAATGAGAAAAGAACATCATGAATTGCAAAAAGTAATTAGTGGATTAAGCAAAATCTTAAACAACGAATTAGAACTCGAAAACGTTATTGTTAAAGAATTAAGTGAATTAAACGAACGTTTTCCATCACCAAGAAGAAGTCAAATCATCGAAGAAATAAAAAAAGTTGAAATTGATGAACAAGAATTAATCGAAAACGAAAACGTTGTTGTTATGGTAACCAAAGACGGATACATTAAACGCTCTTCTTTAAAATCTTTTCAAGCAACGAATGCTGAACCTGGATTAAAACAAGAAGACTATATTTTGAAACAACAAGTCGTTAATACCAGAGAAACATTACTTATTTTTACAAATCTTGGGAATTACATCAACATCCCTGTCTATAAAATCCCAGATATGAAATGGAGAGATTTAGGAGAATTTATTGGAATATATGCTCCTTTAATGGACGAAGAAACCTTGATTGATTTCATCGTCATTTCGGATTTTGATATTATAACCACTATCCTTTTAGCAAACCAAGAAGGTCAAATTAAACAAGTCAATCTTTCTGAATTTCAACAAATTCGTTTTAATAAGACATACAACTGTATGCAAGCAAGTAAAATCAATAACTTAGTATCGATTGATTTAAAAGAACCATACGATACCGATGTAATTGTTGCATCTGAAAAGGGATATCTCTTAAAATATGAAGAAAGCGAAGTTCCTATTCAAAGCTTAAGCGCAAGAGGCGTAAAAGGAATGAATTTACGTGATGATGTCTTAATTGGCGCTAAGTTTGCTTCTTTAATTAGCAAAGATGAAATTTTGCTTTTGACCAATCGCGGAGGATTAAAACGCGAATTTGTGCAAAACATCGAAAGAGGTCACCGACCTGCAAAAGGAAAACTTTATTTAAAACATGTGAAGACCAATCCTTACGAGTTCGTAGGAATGATTTGTGAAAATGTTTTTCGATTGAAAGAATTCATTACATTTCGAATTATCACAAATAAAGATAGTTTAGTCATTCCAGGAGTCGATTTAAAATCAGATCGATTTGAACATGGTATTCCTTATCTTGAAAAAGAGGCCATTCCATTGTTTTTACAAATGGATAAAAACCAACAAAAAGAAACCA
- the parE gene encoding DNA topoisomerase IV subunit B, whose product MSAKITEQYNAQSIQILEGLEAVRKRPGMYVGSTDARGLHHLVWEVIDNSIDEVLAGFGKNIKVVVKEDNSILVIDDARGMPVDMHQSGVSAVEVIFTKLHAGGKFGTSGVYKVSGGLHGVGASVVNALSEFLEVTVHRDGLMYQMRFENGGKKVKELIVIGETKKSGTEVWFKPDPTIFSTTLFHFQTLEERIRESAFLIKGLKMQLIDERSKQKESYYYEDGIKAYVDLINQQKTPVHDTVYFEGSSNEIEIELSFQYSNAYSENIISFVNNVRTKDGGTHETGFKSAFTKVFNDYARKMGMLKDKDQGLEGADIREGLTVIISVRIPENLLQFEGQTKNKLGSPEARPCVENVVYEKFNIYMTENPQIAATLIEKAINARNARDAARKAREDARLVKKIAKKETILSGKLSPATSKNPKINELFLVEGDSAGGSAKQGRNRLFQAILPLRGKVINSEKQKMEDVLKNEEIGTIISTIGAGLGSEFLASKSNYNKVIIMTDADTDGAHIQVLLITFFFRYMRPLVESGKLYIALPPLYKISKLGRKEEITYAWNEDDREEICKKYKNYNIQRYKGLGEMNATQLWDTTMNPQTRTLIQVRIEDLADADQRISILMGDKVEPRKEWIDTFVSFESEDNFRIKGEE is encoded by the coding sequence ATGAGTGCTAAAATCACAGAACAATATAACGCCCAGTCCATTCAAATACTCGAAGGATTAGAAGCGGTCAGAAAACGTCCAGGAATGTATGTTGGTTCCACCGATGCTAGAGGACTACATCATCTCGTTTGGGAAGTCATCGATAACTCGATTGATGAAGTCCTTGCAGGGTTTGGTAAAAATATAAAAGTAGTTGTCAAAGAAGATAACTCTATTTTAGTTATAGATGATGCAAGAGGAATGCCTGTTGATATGCATCAATCAGGAGTTTCAGCCGTTGAAGTCATTTTTACAAAACTTCACGCAGGTGGCAAATTTGGTACTAGTGGGGTTTATAAAGTATCAGGAGGACTACATGGAGTAGGAGCTTCTGTTGTCAATGCTTTAAGTGAATTTTTAGAGGTTACAGTACATCGAGACGGATTAATGTATCAGATGCGTTTTGAAAATGGTGGAAAAAAAGTAAAAGAATTGATTGTGATTGGAGAAACCAAAAAATCAGGTACTGAAGTTTGGTTTAAACCAGATCCAACCATTTTTTCTACAACCCTATTTCATTTTCAAACCCTTGAAGAGCGAATTCGTGAAAGCGCCTTTTTAATCAAAGGATTAAAAATGCAGTTAATTGATGAACGGTCTAAACAAAAAGAATCGTATTATTATGAAGATGGTATTAAAGCATATGTTGATTTAATCAATCAACAAAAAACGCCAGTTCACGACACCGTTTATTTTGAAGGATCTTCTAATGAAATAGAAATAGAACTTTCTTTTCAATATTCGAATGCATATTCTGAAAACATCATCTCTTTTGTGAACAATGTCAGAACCAAAGATGGTGGAACTCATGAAACGGGATTTAAATCTGCTTTTACCAAAGTATTTAATGATTATGCCAGAAAAATGGGCATGTTAAAAGATAAAGATCAAGGACTTGAAGGTGCTGATATTAGAGAAGGATTAACCGTTATTATTTCAGTACGGATTCCTGAAAATCTTTTGCAATTTGAAGGACAAACAAAAAACAAATTAGGTTCACCAGAAGCAAGACCCTGTGTTGAAAATGTCGTCTACGAAAAATTTAACATCTATATGACTGAAAACCCACAAATTGCGGCTACTTTAATAGAAAAAGCTATAAACGCAAGAAACGCTCGTGATGCAGCTAGAAAAGCAAGAGAAGACGCAAGACTAGTAAAGAAAATCGCTAAGAAAGAAACCATTTTATCAGGAAAATTATCCCCTGCTACTTCGAAAAACCCTAAAATCAATGAACTTTTCTTAGTGGAAGGAGATTCCGCCGGAGGTTCCGCAAAACAAGGTAGAAACCGACTCTTCCAAGCCATACTTCCTTTAAGAGGAAAAGTAATTAACTCTGAAAAACAAAAAATGGAAGACGTATTAAAAAACGAAGAAATTGGAACCATTATTTCAACAATAGGAGCAGGACTTGGAAGCGAGTTTTTAGCTTCAAAATCCAATTATAATAAAGTAATCATTATGACCGATGCCGATACAGATGGAGCACATATCCAAGTATTACTTATTACATTCTTTTTTAGATATATGCGTCCACTTGTAGAATCAGGAAAACTCTATATTGCCCTACCCCCTCTTTACAAAATATCAAAACTAGGTCGAAAAGAAGAGATTACTTACGCATGGAACGAAGATGACAGAGAAGAAATCTGTAAAAAATATAAGAATTATAATATTCAACGCTACAAAGGACTTGGTGAAATGAATGCCACTCAACTTTGGGATACAACCATGAATCCACAAACAAGAACTTTGATTCAAGTGCGAATTGAAGATTTAGCAGACGCAGACCAAAGAATATCCATTTTAATGGGTGACAAAGTAGAACCAAGAAAAGAGTGGATTGATACATTTGTTTCCTTTGAAAGCGAAGACAACTTCAGGATTAAGGGGGAAGAATAA
- the plsY gene encoding glycerol-3-phosphate 1-O-acyltransferase PlsY gives MTEVFKMIGILFVILAYLLGSIPFSYILGILIKGKDIRKFGSGNLGTTNAFRVLGKPIGFTVLILDTCKSGLLVALMLYTNLFSGLELFHPLVYGLASVIGHVYPIWFKFKGGKGVASSFGLLIAYNPWIGVIILPVFLITEYCSRYVSVSSTVSALLTLFLVVVLHFTYQADLVLVIITLLAVSIIIIRHRGNYVRLKNGTENRVKLFDKLDLFLKKNKDK, from the coding sequence ATTACGGAGGTTTTTAAAATGATTGGTATATTGTTTGTAATTTTGGCGTATTTACTCGGTTCAATACCGTTTTCCTATATACTTGGTATTTTGATTAAAGGCAAAGATATTCGAAAATTTGGTAGTGGTAATTTAGGAACTACCAATGCATTTCGTGTTCTAGGAAAACCGATTGGTTTTACAGTTTTAATCCTTGACACATGTAAAAGTGGGCTTTTAGTTGCTTTGATGCTTTATACAAATTTATTTTCGGGTCTTGAGTTGTTTCACCCTTTGGTTTATGGCTTAGCTTCAGTCATTGGGCATGTATATCCGATTTGGTTTAAATTTAAAGGCGGAAAGGGAGTTGCTTCATCTTTCGGATTATTAATTGCTTATAATCCTTGGATTGGTGTCATAATTCTTCCTGTCTTCTTGATTACCGAATATTGTTCGAGATATGTTTCTGTATCTTCAACCGTCTCTGCGTTATTAACTCTTTTCTTGGTGGTGGTTTTGCACTTTACTTACCAGGCAGATTTGGTTCTTGTCATTATCACGTTGCTTGCCGTTTCAATTATAATCATTCGACATAGAGGAAATTACGTTCGCTTAAAAAATGGTACAGAAAATCGAGTAAAACTTTTTGATAAGTTAGACTTATTTCTTAAAAAAAACAAAGATAAATAA
- a CDS encoding TrkA C-terminal domain-containing protein: MLFRLTGLSKSKAKFQVISLLTNSGFTTQEAELIVSNRYRRKLASFTMFFGYLLTVAVISMLVNVFMTLSTSASQDIWKFVILLAAFIVFLFVFSKIKFVEKFARKITEKIAIKFLFGKKTNVIEVLDNYDQNVIAEVFITYLPKICDGVTLAQNQIKLLHGIQVLAIKRNGHIKTGINGDDQIMAGDLVVVFGESKNIKNVFLKLDHSDEIKE; this comes from the coding sequence GTGTTATTTCGATTAACGGGATTATCAAAATCAAAAGCCAAATTTCAAGTGATTTCGTTATTAACCAATAGCGGATTTACAACTCAAGAGGCTGAATTAATTGTAAGCAATCGTTACCGAAGAAAGCTTGCGAGTTTTACGATGTTTTTTGGGTATTTATTGACGGTCGCAGTGATTTCGATGCTTGTCAATGTTTTTATGACTTTATCCACATCAGCTTCACAAGATATTTGGAAATTTGTGATTCTGTTAGCTGCGTTTATTGTCTTTCTTTTTGTTTTTAGTAAAATTAAATTTGTCGAAAAATTTGCTAGAAAAATAACCGAAAAAATAGCAATTAAATTCTTGTTTGGAAAAAAGACAAATGTCATTGAAGTATTAGATAATTATGATCAAAATGTCATTGCAGAAGTGTTCATCACATATCTTCCAAAAATCTGCGATGGCGTAACTTTAGCGCAAAATCAAATTAAATTACTCCATGGAATTCAAGTGTTGGCGATTAAAAGAAATGGCCATATTAAGACTGGAATCAATGGAGACGATCAAATTATGGCTGGAGATTTAGTAGTTGTTTTTGGCGAAAGTAAAAATATTAAAAATGTTTTCTTAAAATTGGATCATTCTGATGAAATCAAAGAGTAA
- a CDS encoding YneF family protein, protein MLPVWLQIVLPIVTLLVGLVVGFFLSRKYFKSYLEKNPPISEPMVRAMMSQMGRTPSEKQVRQVMVSMKQAK, encoded by the coding sequence ATGCTGCCAGTATGGTTACAAATCGTCTTGCCAATCGTTACCCTTTTAGTGGGATTAGTAGTTGGATTTTTTTTAAGTAGAAAATATTTTAAAAGTTACCTTGAAAAGAACCCCCCCATTAGTGAGCCTATGGTTCGTGCAATGATGTCGCAAATGGGAAGAACCCCATCTGAAAAACAAGTTAGACAAGTAATGGTTTCTATGAAACAAGCAAAATAA
- a CDS encoding 4Fe-4S binding protein, whose translation MPRKILDTCIACGTCKEDCPVDCITAGDIYVIDPEQCIDCGVCEVNCPVDCIIAE comes from the coding sequence ATGCCAAGAAAAATCTTGGATACATGCATCGCTTGCGGGACTTGTAAAGAAGATTGTCCAGTAGATTGCATTACAGCTGGAGATATTTATGTGATTGATCCTGAACAATGTATTGACTGTGGCGTATGCGAAGTCAATTGTCCAGTTGATTGTATTATTGCTGAATAA
- a CDS encoding MarR family transcriptional regulator, whose translation MTEAKRIINELLVEIFNRILAIEGEALKQQGIKLSMSEVHVLEAISNVDEPTMTNISSKLGITVGSATTAINTLVQKGYVNRERDDLDRRKVLITLNSRANEVLQVHSVFHQKMIDSVFEDLKIEEDEVLIASLKRVSSYFKK comes from the coding sequence ATGACGGAAGCTAAACGAATTATAAACGAATTATTGGTCGAAATTTTTAATAGAATTTTAGCCATTGAAGGCGAAGCCTTAAAACAACAAGGTATCAAACTCTCTATGAGTGAAGTTCATGTCCTTGAAGCCATATCTAATGTAGATGAGCCTACCATGACAAACATATCATCAAAACTAGGAATTACAGTTGGTTCTGCAACTACCGCCATTAATACGCTCGTTCAAAAAGGGTATGTCAACCGCGAACGTGACGATTTAGATCGTAGAAAAGTTCTAATCACCCTAAATTCAAGGGCGAACGAAGTTTTACAAGTACACTCTGTTTTTCACCAAAAGATGATTGATTCTGTCTTTGAAGATTTAAAAATCGAAGAAGATGAAGTCTTAATCGCCTCATTAAAAAGAGTCTCCTCATATTTCAAAAAATAG
- a CDS encoding DegV family protein produces the protein MGKIGIAVCGNSGIDYLVHDKEIRIFRSLLLIEEKEYEDFVEINSDDFYERITKNPELDIKTAQTSTGKIYEMYQEMVASGYDELIIITISKHLSGTYQNAVLAAKMLENTVVHVFDSLSVSYVEALMASTAKKMSNEGKSSSEILTSLEFIRDHNRIYVTVDTLKYLVKNGRLSNAAGFFGSLLKLKPLLEVNAEGKVVTVDKIRTTQKAREVMLEKFLNDIKGKKVEIFIIYTNNMEEMLDLQEKLEEIDGISEVKMIPLTPVVGCHAGPKTMGLGYIEKL, from the coding sequence ATGGGAAAAATTGGCATTGCAGTATGTGGAAATTCAGGAATTGATTATTTAGTTCATGATAAAGAAATTAGAATCTTTCGTTCTCTGCTCTTAATTGAAGAGAAAGAATACGAAGATTTTGTGGAAATCAATTCGGACGATTTTTATGAAAGAATTACCAAAAATCCCGAACTAGACATCAAAACAGCTCAAACATCTACCGGCAAAATCTACGAAATGTATCAAGAAATGGTCGCTTCTGGTTATGATGAATTAATCATCATTACGATTTCAAAACATTTAAGCGGTACATATCAAAACGCTGTTTTAGCCGCTAAAATGTTAGAAAATACCGTTGTCCATGTTTTTGATTCATTATCGGTATCTTATGTAGAAGCTTTAATGGCATCTACTGCTAAAAAAATGTCGAATGAAGGAAAATCATCAAGTGAAATTTTAACGTCTTTAGAATTTATCCGAGATCATAATCGTATTTACGTCACAGTAGATACTTTAAAATATTTAGTAAAAAACGGTCGTTTATCCAATGCAGCTGGTTTTTTTGGTTCTTTACTGAAACTGAAACCTTTGCTTGAAGTAAATGCAGAAGGAAAAGTGGTAACGGTCGATAAAATTCGTACGACTCAAAAAGCAAGAGAAGTAATGCTTGAAAAATTCTTAAATGATATTAAAGGAAAAAAAGTTGAAATCTTTATCATTTACACCAATAACATGGAAGAAATGTTAGATCTTCAAGAAAAACTTGAAGAAATAGATGGAATTTCAGAAGTGAAAATGATTCCACTTACTCCAGTTGTTGGATGTCATGCAGGTCCCAAAACAATGGGACTTGGATATATCGAAAAACTATAG
- a CDS encoding Nif3-like dinuclear metal center hexameric protein produces the protein MNSIDVIKYLESYYPKTLAYEWDNVGLQVGTLNKKIKKCLITLDVTKEVVKEAIDKKVQLIISHHPLLFKPLLSVQIDTPRGWIIHHLIKQDISVYSIHTNYDLATGGMNDEFAKILKIQSPKLLDEEENIGRYGEIEETSMTEFIQFVKKKLEIDQVRLIGSLDKTIKVVGISGGSGSAHLFQAKRKNCDVYLTGDVTYHTALDALQIGQCVLDIGHYAEKIFKKAIASKLRVEFPEIDFMISEMNTDPYLTI, from the coding sequence ATGAATTCCATTGATGTCATAAAATATTTAGAATCTTATTATCCTAAAACGCTTGCCTATGAATGGGACAATGTTGGACTACAAGTAGGAACGCTTAACAAAAAAATTAAAAAATGTTTAATTACCTTAGATGTTACAAAAGAAGTAGTAAAAGAAGCCATCGATAAAAAAGTTCAATTGATTATTTCTCATCATCCACTTCTATTTAAACCGCTATTATCGGTTCAAATCGATACTCCTCGTGGATGGATCATTCATCATTTAATTAAACAAGATATCTCAGTGTATTCCATTCATACCAATTATGATTTAGCAACAGGCGGAATGAACGATGAATTTGCAAAAATTTTAAAAATTCAATCTCCTAAATTGCTTGATGAAGAAGAAAATATCGGCAGATATGGCGAAATTGAAGAAACATCGATGACGGAATTTATTCAATTTGTCAAAAAGAAATTAGAAATTGATCAAGTAAGATTGATTGGTTCTCTTGATAAAACGATTAAAGTAGTTGGAATTTCTGGAGGATCTGGATCTGCTCATTTGTTTCAGGCTAAACGTAAAAACTGTGATGTATATTTAACAGGAGATGTCACCTATCATACTGCCTTAGATGCCCTTCAAATTGGTCAATGCGTGTTAGACATAGGGCACTATGCCGAAAAAATCTTTAAAAAAGCCATTGCTTCAAAATTAAGAGTCGAATTTCCAGAAATTGACTTTATGATATCTGAAATGAATACAGACCCCTATCTTACGATTTAA
- a CDS encoding class I SAM-dependent methyltransferase, with protein MHLSPRLEAALSFIDGFEVLADVGTDHAYLPIQAVLLHKVKKAIASDNKKKPLENAIQNITKAGLAQSIKVIESDGLSHLTKEVDCISLLGMGGELISSILSKADLSNVKRLVLGPNSDAFLLRDWLQKNDFLIIDEMYIQDKSIHYQIMACLHGTMELSDMEKEFGPIILKQKNQIFLEFIDSLILKLENAVKKTKQEDTKLLLNKRLNALKELTK; from the coding sequence ATGCATTTAAGCCCTAGACTAGAAGCCGCTTTATCTTTTATAGATGGGTTTGAGGTTTTAGCTGATGTGGGAACCGATCACGCTTATTTACCCATTCAAGCGGTGTTACTTCATAAAGTAAAAAAAGCAATTGCCTCAGACAATAAAAAAAAGCCTTTAGAAAATGCCATCCAAAACATTACGAAAGCAGGACTCGCACAATCCATTAAAGTAATTGAATCAGATGGATTAAGCCATTTAACCAAAGAAGTTGATTGCATCTCTTTGCTTGGAATGGGAGGAGAATTAATATCTTCTATTTTATCCAAAGCAGATTTATCAAATGTGAAGCGACTTGTTTTAGGCCCGAATTCAGATGCTTTTTTACTTCGAGATTGGCTTCAAAAAAACGATTTTTTAATCATAGATGAAATGTATATTCAAGATAAATCCATCCACTATCAAATTATGGCTTGCCTTCATGGAACCATGGAATTATCTGATATGGAAAAAGAGTTTGGTCCCATCATTTTGAAACAAAAAAATCAAATATTTCTTGAATTCATCGATTCTTTGATATTAAAACTTGAAAACGCAGTCAAAAAAACAAAACAAGAAGACACAAAATTGCTTCTTAATAAACGATTAAATGCTTTGAAGGAGTTGACAAAATGA
- the rpoD gene encoding RNA polymerase sigma factor RpoD, producing MEKNEIIKILIKLWEEQGFLTLEDVKKYAEDTSPLYDELILLLEAEGINPDEYIDLSELDELEEEEEAKTPEEENSEEEDDFIDLDELSDEDIPEEELIDFDYAKEIEEELMMEKQFDSNVSIKVDDPVRMYLKEIGRVELLTSDEEYELATIISRSRKGKDIYEQKVKDGESISTEELAEFEELFKRGEFSEKKLVEANLRLVVSIAKRYVGRGMQFLDLIQEGNMGLMKAVYKFDHTKGFKFSTYATWWIRQAITRAIADQARTIRIPVHMVETINKLVRTQRTLTQKLKREPHPDEVAAEMKISVEKVQIIQKVAQEPISLESPVGEEEDSSLGDFIPDPDTLTPYEYTSKEMLKRELDSVLETLTDREEKVLRMRFGLLDGRTRTLEEVGKEFGVTRERIRQIEAKALRKLRHPSRSKKLKDFTNGRQ from the coding sequence ATGGAAAAAAACGAAATAATTAAAATCTTAATTAAGCTTTGGGAAGAACAAGGTTTTTTAACGCTTGAAGATGTCAAAAAATACGCAGAGGATACTTCACCTTTATACGATGAATTAATACTTTTACTTGAAGCCGAAGGCATCAATCCAGATGAATACATCGATTTATCAGAACTCGATGAATTAGAAGAAGAGGAAGAAGCCAAAACTCCCGAAGAAGAAAATTCAGAAGAAGAGGATGATTTTATCGACTTAGACGAATTGTCTGATGAAGATATTCCAGAAGAAGAATTAATTGATTTTGATTATGCCAAAGAAATCGAAGAAGAATTAATGATGGAAAAACAATTCGATTCGAATGTATCTATTAAAGTAGACGATCCCGTACGCATGTATTTAAAAGAAATTGGACGAGTGGAACTTTTAACCTCTGATGAAGAGTATGAACTCGCAACGATTATTAGTCGTTCGCGTAAAGGAAAAGATATTTACGAGCAAAAAGTCAAAGATGGTGAATCCATTTCTACAGAAGAATTAGCTGAATTTGAAGAATTATTCAAACGAGGAGAATTCTCAGAGAAAAAACTAGTAGAAGCAAATCTAAGGCTTGTTGTTTCGATTGCAAAAAGATACGTAGGACGAGGAATGCAATTTTTAGATTTGATTCAAGAAGGGAATATGGGTCTAATGAAGGCCGTTTATAAATTCGATCACACAAAAGGGTTTAAGTTTTCAACGTATGCTACTTGGTGGATTCGACAAGCCATTACCAGAGCCATTGCCGATCAAGCAAGAACCATTCGTATTCCAGTTCATATGGTCGAAACAATCAACAAATTAGTTAGAACCCAACGCACTTTAACTCAAAAATTAAAAAGAGAACCTCATCCAGATGAAGTAGCAGCTGAAATGAAAATTTCTGTAGAAAAAGTTCAAATTATCCAAAAAGTAGCTCAAGAACCGATTTCACTTGAGTCTCCAGTTGGTGAAGAAGAAGACTCTTCTTTAGGCGATTTTATTCCAGATCCAGATACCTTAACACCTTATGAATATACATCAAAAGAAATGTTAAAAAGAGAACTAGATTCTGTGCTAGAAACGTTAACTGATCGTGAAGAAAAAGTCCTAAGAATGCGTTTTGGATTATTAGATGGAAGAACAAGAACCTTAGAAGAAGTAGGCAAAGAATTCGGAGTTACAAGAGAAAGAATTCGTCAAATAGAAGCAAAAGCACTTCGAAAATTACGCCATCCATCTAGAAGCAAGAAATTAAAAGATTTTACTAACGGCAGACAATAA